A window of Salvia splendens isolate huo1 chromosome 8, SspV2, whole genome shotgun sequence genomic DNA:
GTGTTGGGATGGAGAGTGTAGAGAATGGTCAGTGATTAGTGATTACTTTATCAAGTAGAATTGGTACACCAATCGAAGAAGAAATAAGAGATTTTGATCTTATTAATTCTTCAATGTTATTTTACATGCGTCGTTATTTGCCTAAAAATCCACAACCACATATTGaatcgggtatcgggtacccGATTTTTCGGGACTGGGTACCCGAAAATTTTTTcggatcgggtatcgggtagcaattttttagatttttgggACCGGGTACCCGAAAATTTCGGatcgggtacccgcgggtaccggATTTGACAGCCCTATACAAAAGAATGTCATTCAATCCCTTTGAAATGCATGATTTTCGTTTAATTGTGTCGGATTCATGTGTGCTACTAATTAGtgatatgtttatgtattttgtttcaattttgaattgctattattttttttttctcttgatCACTTTGATAATACTTTACTATTTGCGACAATCTGTTTTTTTATAAGTTAGAATATTGGATTGGATAGAAAGTAACACATAAGATCAGTTTAAACCCTAATAGCCCGTGGGTTAGCCCATAACCTGAAGATTTAGGGTTAGAGTCGAAaatttataacccgaaaaattCACAACCGAATAACCCGCACCCAAATAGCCCGACAACCCTGAACCCGAGCGGGTTAGcccaattgacatccctacttatATGATTAATGATTATTTCCAAGTGTTTGATATCATAGTTAACCTATCATGTAAGTTTATGTTATCCTCTATTGCACATCTAAGCCCGTAGTTTTTCCTCAAAATACAAGGATATGTATCTCACAAATTTGATCGGATAGCATTTCTATCTCATTTATTGTCTGCCAAACAAGAACGAAAAAATCATCATCTGAGCTTATCTTGACATGAAGCCTGCATTTCTTATCTTACTTTGCAAATCTTCTTATAACACATCTTTCTTATCAATTAAATGAGCTGTTTAATCAATAATCTAGATTCTAGATTTGAGTTGAGTAACTTACcgaaaataaatacaataaattaaacTATGATAAGTACTcctataattttattaatcagaacaataatttttatttgttagcATTTTATTCATCATTACCTGTGTTAAAAAATAccaacaatttttttatattttctaatttttctcctattatttttcgaatttaaatagagtttttctgatttttgtccgataaataatttcaatccaaacatatattttttttgtgaattgaTCTAGTTTAGCTCATTtctaaataatactagtacttatTTAGTTTTCTAGAATCTAGATAACaactgttttttttaattatataatttcctTATTTAAgttattgtttttaaaattccattctctctaaaatttatatttaaattttaaacagCTTGAGAAAACCTTATTGCTAGAAAATCTCAACCAAgtagaaaattaatttaaatttgttttttttttcgtatTTCACCGCACAACCAAAAAGATAATTAATTTACCTTTCAAACTACTTCGGTTTATGAATATATGagtttgaatattaatttctatatttattttttaaaaattaaagagaatgaatttttttaataagaatttattaaatattgtataaacaTAAggaaattacataataaaaaagattTTTTTATCTAAATATTATCATAGAAATAACATTATTTTACAATCTACCAAATTCAAGGTAATATGCGCTCATCTATTACCTTCTAACTATGTACATACAATTTTTACGACAATGAGCTTGAATATCTGGTTTCTGATTTTGAATTATAGAAAAGCTTAAACTGTaatctaaattaattttttactttttttatgtAAGTATTTTTAGTCCGATTCCATACTCCCAATATCTATCGAGGTTAATCTTTTTTGAGCAATATTAATTAGTACAGTACTGTACAGTAAAATTTTAACTTAATTATATTGGACGAACTGGAGTAGGAATCTCTTGTGAAGTCATAAATCTTATAAATAGGACACCAATTCCATAAGAGAGTCCAAATTTTCGAGGTGGTGTGCATTTCCAGGATCCAATCATTAAGTTTGATTTCCCTCAAGTATCAACAATACAAGGTTCTTCCAATGGTTTGCTTCTTCTAAAAAATATCATCTTTACGTAAGGTTGTCTATCGTAACCCTAACAACGATGGATGTCATGTACACACACTTGAATCAGGATCTTCGTGGAGACGTGTTGAAGGTGTTATCCCCTCGTTTGATTGTTGTTACAGCTCCATTGCTGCATTTGTTAGTGGCAATCTCCACCGGTTAGTTTCAAAAGAGAGGGGGATTCCTTTTGTTCGATGCTTTGATCTTGAGACAGAATGTTTTAGCACTTTCTCTCCACCTCTTGAATGTGTCAAGAGAATGTTCTTTGACAAGGAAATGTTGTATACTTTGGGGGATTGCTTGTGTTTTTGTGATGACGAACCAACATTTAGTTATGACTATGGGAGTCTGATGTGGTTGTTGAAGAACTATGAACAAGTCCAGAAATATTGGTGCAAAGTATCTGTCATCACCATGCAAGGACCTAATTTACTCAACATACTTTCTATGGCCTAGATTATCTCAAACTGTCTTCAACCTATCAAAGCTTACAAAAATGGTGGCATGTTGATGTTATGGAATCAAGAGCACTTTCTATACTACTCTAACAAGAAGAAGTCTTAAAAAAATTGGTATGTTTGGTAAAATGGATGATGATTGTTTGTTTATTAATTCCATTCTTCTCACTCCAAGTTTTCTCTCACTCGAAAGAAGCTTTGGTATGCAAAATGTAACATCATTTTAATTTGTACCTTTTTTTAATCCTCATCATGGACTTGTAATTTTCTTGGTGACTCGTATTTGTATTTATTCAACTATTATTAATTGATTGTTTATTGTTTAGCAGTGTCGAAATAGTGTCACAATGGCATGTGGTTAAGGATAACAATGTGTGGAAAATCATGACCTGAGGAGGGGaataataagaaataaaatagaaatggtAAAGAATCATTAATAAAAGAATCACCAAACTTTACTCAGAAACACCCCTATCACGGCTCAACCTATATAGCATGAAATCTATATAGCTCAATTATGTTGATAGTACCTTTCATTTTCACATTGAAACAATTTCTATAAATTGGAGTGATTCTTGAATGTAACATATCAATTTAATACAAATGAAAAGTTTGATAAACATAATTGTCTTCATTTGACTTAATTAACTTTAGCTGGTATTTAAAGCTATAATTCACTTAGTTGAAACACCTTTTCTTTGATGTGTCGAGAGTTGACAATGTAAGAAAATTATAACTAGAGTTACTAAACCAAAGTTGGGACTTAGGAGAGCCTCTGGTTATAAGTAATAAAGTAAATCATCAACAAAGATATGAAAACAAGATCATGAACATTTTTGCACATGTTCATGCTACCATAAATTTTGCAATCACCTTAATAATTCTGAGATAAGAGATGCTAAACAATGACGATGTTACAGCAAAATGTTGCATCTTTTCCTTGCGGAATCTGCCCTAATAGGGGCGCTTATATACCAAGAACCGAATAAACTCTTTAGCCTTAAGccaaaatatatgtatatatataagaaaaagaagaagaaaaaaagtggCAAAGAAGGTGATCAATGGGGTTTATGGTGCTAACATATCATCTTCAGAAGCTGATGGACCACTGCGTCCTTGCTCCTCACCCTCCCAGTCGTTGTCTATAAGCTTCCTCCGCGGCCCAGTCCCACTACGTCTCTGGCTTTCTGGCGATTCATGGGTTCGAATCAGAGGCGCGTTATGTAGTGAGTGGCGTGAGGTATCAAGAATTCAGGAAGAAACTTACTCTTGTTGGTGATGGCAGAGCGCGTGATGGCTAAGAATTCGTCCCAGTTGAATTTCCTGAGCTCCTGCTTTTCTTCCTCGGAAAGTTCAAAGTTGGGCTCTCTTCCACACATGAATGCGGCCCTGCACATTTTTAGCGTCCAATGTGTCATCTTTGCTAACTTGAGAAAGTACACTGACTACGTAAAACGAGCATGAGATtggaccgtttctctaaggtTTAACGACCAAGGGAAATCAAGTTGATACAAGAATCATAACGGAGAGATTAGGAATAATGATGCTGTTGGGATGATGGAGACGGAGGGGAGATAGATGTTTATGATACCTGTCATAAAGTCGAGCAGCCTCTTCCTGGGAGCCTACAGTTCCTAAATGGATCTGTTTCTTGTCAACTTTAATGGCAGCTTGCCATTTCAAATTCTTGAAATAGACACCTCTCATGATGCATGGTTCTTGGTTTTCTACGTGCTTCCTTCTGTGTCTCTTTCTTCGTTTCACCTCTGCTAGGATGAAACCAGTGAGCAAGAAAGAATCGAAGAAACTGACTACTGAATCAGTTGAACATATTTGGGTGAATTCATCAGAAAAACAAAGTTCAGATTGAGTAGACATATATTACTATTGATCTTTAAAGCAACAAAGTCCAAGGAGCTTTGCTGCTACATTTGATACGGCATGGATATACGACGAGACCAACTAAATACTGAATCGGTTGAACAAATTTGGGTGAATTCATCACAAAAGCAAAGTTCGAATTGAGTGGACTTATGTTACTATAGATCTTCAAATCAACAAAGTTCACGGAGCTTTGCTGCTACATTTGGTAAGATGTGTATGTACGTGATAGCCATTATAATGCGCGGCTCAGTCATAATTTGAGATAATTTCGTTTTTCTGGAGCTACTCTTATTCACGCTATAAACGGACCGATGAAAAACATAAGAGGAAATTAAGCATGCTCGATTACTGTTTTGTCGTGAACTGATACGTTCATCGTTAGACTTAGAGGCTTGAAATCAGGGATGGCGGTATGCTATTAATTTAAACATATTAATTAGCTACAAAATGAAACTAATATAATTTACATAAATGGATGCCATAGACAAACTCTGCAAAAATAGAGATAATTCTATTCAAACCAAAGCTGAGAAGGGATGCATTAAAAATGAGAACAGACCAGGAAAATGCTGAAGTGGTGCACTCGAAACAGTAGACATGTTTGACGAACCAGGGCCAGTTTCCAAGCTGATTTCCTAGACAATGATAGCAATAGATGTCAACAAATATACATAAGAATGAATTTGCAAAGACAAAAACAAATAGATAAGCTAGAAGTTTTATTCCAGCACTCATCCATACTTCCAACACAATTTGTTTGCTACTCATTTTCTCTGTACAGATGTTTAAAGAAGTACGAATCAGTTGCAACAGCGATGCCAACGACAAGGGCAGGGTCACAAGAAccatttgaaaattttgatcatatacacacacaacacacaatcAACTATTATATGAAGATTGGAACAGCACTTTAGTTGTAGATGATGACTCTATGTTCGCCTAAACTTGGAGTTCGAGGGATCTATCATCCTCTTATCAGACAGTTATGCAGAAAATTTGTCCTAACTTTAGAGGGTGTGAAGCCAAGTAACTAACAATGTAAAAGACGAGCACTGAGAGTCATGTGAACAAAATCAAAGATGCGTATGAATACTGGTAATTAGGAGCTTACTTCTTTTGGTTTGGGACTATCATTCAAAGGCAGAGGATGAATACTCACTGGTTTAGTGTTTTCAGCATTCTGAGGATCCTGTCCTTGCTCAAAAATCGGTGAAATTGGagccaagaaagaattgaatcCTATATACATTAGTATTGAGTCAGAACTCATAGGAAGTGATCATGACCAGCAAATTCACCATGGACTAACGGATCAGAATCAGTTAATCATTCATGATAGCATAAAATAGGCATGCATTGATTGTTGAATACAAGCACACAAAGAGCATCATCTAACGGAAATAGAAAATACCAGAGCACAATCCCAAGAGCTTGCGCCTACGAAGGCTCACCATTGCAGGTCCTACAAGACGAGGCACAAAGTTAGTCAACTACGCATAGCTCAACAACGCCACCATATTGCATTTTCACACCAGATATCTCAACATAATGTATAGCACCTCAGATCTCACACACGAAGCCAAAACTAATTAACATAAATACACAAACAACTCCGCGAAATTCTTGAACTCAGACGCAAGTTACTGATTTCTCATGCCAATATAGAGCATGCCTATGTTCTGCACCAAAGTTCTTGACATTACATTACTATGAGCacataaataaatatcaaacaCACGCACTTTGGCCATAACACTTCAACTCTCACCCAAAGCAATCAGCCACATCCTCAATACCaacaaaaacaagaaacatAGAAATTTGGAACATCTATCTGAACAAAGACACATCCTCCATTAACATCTAATTTCAAGAAAACTACAAACACACATAAAGGCTTCAAGAAAATCGTCTCAGCCTGAAAAGCCCAAAGGTGACCAAGAAAAAATCAAGAACCCTAACCAGCCCTACCCAAAAGATTAAAAAGGTGGTGAGAAACAACACCCAAATTTGCCATAAAAATAGACCAGCACCCAATACCACCCACCCATCACCCTAAACAGAAAAAGAATTTCATCGAATCTACATAATTACCCAAAAATTCCCCAAGTCAACCCCACCAACCTACCACCTTTCATGGAGGCAAGAAAAGGATAAACCCAACATAAAAATACAATCTTTAACCTCCCACAACCCACAAATCGAGAAGCTAAACACCTCtggagaaaaaaaaagacaCCAAGTTGTCATCATTCAAGGTGAGCCAATGCCAAAGCCCATGTGACAAACAGCAATTAGTGCAAGACTCCAAGTCAACCGATGCAGACAAAACAGATTAGACACATAAATATGTGTGTGCATCAAGACAAGAAGCCATTGTGGGAAGTTATTGTACCTTGAAGGAGCAAGGGAGAGGGGGGGAAAGGGAGGTGGCGGTGCGGGGAAACCGAGGAGGAGAGGGGGAGGGGGTGGTTTTGGTTTGTGTGGATTACAAAAGGAAGATGGTaagaatagagagagaaagaggttGTAGTTTACAACACAAGTAGGTTGGTGTTT
This region includes:
- the LOC121745351 gene encoding ethylene-responsive transcription factor-like protein At4g13040 isoform X2 translates to MVSLRRRKLLGLCSGFNSFLAPISPIFEQGQDPQNAENTKPVSIHPLPLNDSPKPKEEISLETGPGSSNMSTVSSAPLQHFPEVKRRKRHRRKHVENQEPCIMRGVYFKNLKWQAAIKVDKKQIHLGTVGSQEEAARLYDRAAFMCGREPNFELSEEEKQELRKFNWDEFLAITRSAITNKKSQRRSGTGPRRKLIDNDWEGEEQGRSGPSASEDDMLAP
- the LOC121745351 gene encoding ethylene-responsive transcription factor-like protein At4g13040 isoform X1, translating into MKGGPAMVSLRRRKLLGLCSGFNSFLAPISPIFEQGQDPQNAENTKPVSIHPLPLNDSPKPKEEISLETGPGSSNMSTVSSAPLQHFPEVKRRKRHRRKHVENQEPCIMRGVYFKNLKWQAAIKVDKKQIHLGTVGSQEEAARLYDRAAFMCGREPNFELSEEEKQELRKFNWDEFLAITRSAITNKKSQRRSGTGPRRKLIDNDWEGEEQGRSGPSASEDDMLAP
- the LOC121745351 gene encoding ethylene-responsive transcription factor-like protein At4g13040 isoform X3 codes for the protein MCLCSDRCSKFLCFLFLLVLRMWLIALGPAMVSLRRRKLLGLCSGFNSFLAPISPIFEQGQDPQNAENTKPVSIHPLPLNDSPKPKEEISLETGPGSSNMSTVSSAPLQHFPEVKRRKRHRRKHVENQEPCIMRGVYFKNLKWQAAIKVDKKQIHLGTVGSQEEAARLYDRAAFMCGREPNFELSEEEKQELRKFNWDEFLAITRSAITNKKSQRRSGTGPRRKLIDNDWEGEEQGRSGPSASEDDMLAP
- the LOC121745351 gene encoding ethylene-responsive transcription factor-like protein At4g13040 isoform X4 — encoded protein: MCLCSDRCSKFLCFLFLLVLRMWLIALGPAMVSLRRRKLLGLCSGFNSFLAPISPIFEQGQDPQNAENTKPEISLETGPGSSNMSTVSSAPLQHFPEVKRRKRHRRKHVENQEPCIMRGVYFKNLKWQAAIKVDKKQIHLGTVGSQEEAARLYDRAAFMCGREPNFELSEEEKQELRKFNWDEFLAITRSAITNKKSQRRSGTGPRRKLIDNDWEGEEQGRSGPSASEDDMLAP